One genomic window of Danio rerio strain Tuebingen ecotype United States chromosome 24, GRCz12tu, whole genome shotgun sequence includes the following:
- the gpr12 gene encoding G-protein coupled receptor 12 yields MSEEVSVSPSWLAQEPTWGSSGAGSIENITVGTYSPAVILPARPPTELLVNPWDIVLCSSGTLIACENALVVLVIWQNPALRAPMFLLIGSLALADLLAGLGLVLHFTFAYLLRSDSAQLLTVGLVVASFSASVFSLLAITIDRYLSLYYALTYNSERTAAFTYTMLVLLWGVSLCLGLLPVTGVNCLGQEVNCSVVWPLTKNNVAVLSVSFLLLFGLMLQLYVQICKIVMRHAHQIALQHHFLAASPHYVTTRKGVSTLAIILGTFAACWMPFTVYSLIADYTYPPLYTYATLVPATYNSVINPVIYAFRNQEIQKALWLVCCGCIPASVAHRARTPSDV; encoded by the coding sequence ATGAGTGAAGAGGTGTCAGTTTCTCCAAGCTGGCTGGCTCAAGAACCCACCTGGGGCAGCAGCGGCGCGGGGAGCATAGAGAACATCACTGTGGGAACATACTCACCGGCGGTCATCCTGCCAGCGAGACCACCTACGGAGCTGCTGGTGAACCCGTGGGACATCGTACTCTGTTCATCTGGCACCCTCATCGCCTGTGAAAACGCCCTGGTGGTTTTGGTCATCTGGCAGAACCCGGCTTTACGCGCTCCGATGTTTCTACTGATCGGCAGTCTAGCTCTAGCTGACCTATTGGCTGGTTTGGGATTAGTCCTGCACTTTACTTTCGCATACCTACTGCGCTCTGATTCAGCCCAGCTGTTGACTGTAGGTCTGGTGGTGGCGTCCTTCTCCGCATCAGTTTTCAGCCTGCTGGCCATCACCATTGACCGCTACCTGTCGCTGTACTACGCCCTCACCTACAACTCCGAACGAACTGCCGCCTTCACATACACCATGCTGGTGCTTCTATGGGGCGTTTCCTTGTGTTTGGGTTTGCTCCCAGTCACCGGTGTTAACTGCTTAGGGCAGGAGGTAAACTGCAGCGTGGTGTGGCCCCTAACGAAAAACAACGTGGCCGTTTTATCCGTGTCCTTCCTTCTACTCTTCGGCCTCATGCTACAACTCTATGTGCAGATCTGCAAAATCGTCATGCGGCATGCGCACCAAATTGCCCTCCAGCACCACTTTTTAGCAGCAAGCCCTCATTACGTCACGACGCGTAAAGGCGTATCCACGCTGGCGATAATTCTGGGCACATTCGCTGCCTGCTGGATGCCGTTTACTGTATACTCGCTCATAGCCGATTATACATACCCACCGCTCTACACGTACGCCACCCTGGTGCCCGCCACCTACAACTCAGTCATCAACCCAGTCATTTACGCATTCCGCAATCAAGAGATCCAGAAAGCGTTGTGGCTGGTGTGCTGTGGATGTATCCCTGCCAGCGTGGCCCATCGGGCACGGACCCCCAGCGACGTCTGA
- the wasf3b gene encoding wiskott-Aldrich syndrome protein family member 3b (The RefSeq protein has 4 substitutions compared to this genomic sequence) gives MPLVKRNIEPRHLCRGVLPEGIGSELECVMNNTLSAIIRQLSSLSKHAEDIFGELFNEANMFYLRANSLQDRIDRLAVKVTQLDSTVEEVSLQDINMRKAFKSSTIQDQQVVSKSSVPIPVTEMYNLSDKPPPLNILTPYRDDDKEGLKFYTDPSYFFDLWKEKMLQDTEDKRKEKRRQKEQRRCVDGTLQREVKKVRKARNRRQEWNMMAFDKELRPDLRHSHTVHRGGSTEGTMSPEHRSHGDHADHGYLSMANHVGHAHTYSGPPPSMAALSAHTHMSLDQDYRSGSMAYRSGTLGRPHQAPPPPPASHTINGSMTLPPVDYSVDYMNSGQLPPPPAVIPSAQTPFAMPPMGSGPPPGHIGPMGAMAGYAPPIPPTSGPMAAPPPPVAPPPPPSAIQSITPKRPSVPNEAQPISDARSDLLAAIRMGIQLKKVQEQQEQQAKREPVGNDVATILSRRIAVEYSDSEDESELEDNDWSD, from the exons ATGCCGCTGGTGAAGAGAAACATCGAGCCCAGGCACCTGTGCCGCGGGGTGTTACCGGAGGGCATCGGCAGCGAGCTGGAGTGTGTGATGAACAACACACTCTCTGCCATCATACGCCAGCTCAGCAGCCTCA GTAAACATGCTGAAGACATATTCGGCGAGCTCTTCAACGAGGCAAACATGTTCTATTTGCGGGCGAACTCTCTGCAGGACCGCATTGACCGTCTCGCCGTCAAGGTCACCCAGCTGGACTCCACCGTCGAGGAGG TCTCTCTGCAGGACATAAACATGAGGAAGGCGTTTAAGAGCTCTACTATACAGGACCAGCAGGTGGTGTCCAAGAGCAGTGTTCCCATTCCTGTGACCGAGATGTACAATCTGAGTGATAAACCACCACCGCTCAATATTCTCACACCCTACAG AGATGATGATAAAGAAGGGCTGAAGTTTTACACCGACCCATCCTACTTCTTTGACTTATGGAAGGAGAAGATGCTGCAGGACACCGAAGACAAGAGGAAAGAGAAGAGACGGCAGAAG GAGCAGAGGCGATGTGTAGATGGCACACTGCAGAGAGAGGTGAAGAAGGTGCGAAAGGCACGTAACCGCAGGCAGGAGTGGAACATGATGGCCTTCGATAAGGAACTGAGACCTGACCTTCGACATTCACACACTGTACACAGAGGAGGATCCACAGAGGGCACCATGTCCCCAGAGCACAG GTCTCACGGAGATCATGCAGATCACGGTTATCTGTCCATGGCCAATCACGTCGGTCATGCCCACACCTACTCTGGGCCTCCTCCCAGTATGGCGGCTCTGTCAGCTCATACTCAGATGAGCCTGGATCAGGATTACCGCAGCGGGTCAATGGCGTATCGTTCTGGGACTCTCGGTCGCCCACATCAGGCTCCACctcctccaccagcatcacacACCATCAACGGCTCCATGACCCTCCCACCTGTCGACTACAg TGTGGATTACTTGAATTCCGGTCAGCTGCCTCCACCACCAGCTGTTATGCCATCAGCACAGACTCCTTTTGCTATGCCGCCCATGGGATCTGGCCCTCCTCCAGGACATGTAGGACCAATGGGAGCAATGGCTGGCTATGCCCCACCCATTCCACCTACCTCCGGACCAATGGCTGCTCCTCCTCCACCAGTAGCCCCACCCCCTCCACCCAGTGCCATCCAATCCATCACTCCCAAACGGCCCTCTGTGCCTAATGAGGCCCAGCCCATAAGTGATGCCCGCAGCGACCTGCTCGCAGCTATAAGAATGG GTATCCAGCTGAAAAAAGTTCAAGAGCAACAGGAACAGCAGGCAAAACGAGAGCCGGTGGGCAATGATGTCGCCACTATCTTGTCCCGGCGCATCGCAGTGGAATACAGTGACTCTGAGGATGAATCTGAGCTAGAGGACAATGACTGGTCTGACTAA